TCTTGCTGATCGATTGCAGCCGCCCTTGCGACAGCACCGCACGGCGGTCCATGTCCACCACGGCGATGTCGGCATGCGCGCCCACGGCCAGCACGCCCTTGGTGCCGTACAGGCCCCAGGCCTTGGCGGGGGCGGCGGCGCTCCACTTCACGTAGTCCATCAGCGTGGCACGCTGGCGGTTCACTTCGGTCAGCATCAGCGGCATCTGGGTTTCCACACCCGGGAAGCCGCAATCGCATTGCCAGATGCTCTCGCGGGTTTTTTCTGCGGGCGCGTGGGGGGCGTGGTCGGTGGCGATCATGTCGATGGTGCCGTCCATCAAGGCATCCCACAGCGGCAGGTTGTGGCGCTCTTCGCGGATGGGCGGGTTCAGGCGCAAGATGCCGCCCAGGCGCAGCATGTCCTTGGTGTTGAGCAGCAGGTACTGCGGGCAGGTCTCCACCGTCACGTCCACGCTGCGTTGCTTGGCTGCGCGCAGCACAAACAGCGAATCGGCGGCGCTGTGGTGCGCGATGTGCACGCGTGCGCCCGTCCATTCGGCCAGGGTCAGCACGCGGCCAATGGCCTCGATCTCGGCCACGGCGGGGCGGGCCGCCAGGTGGGCCAGCGGGTCGATGCGGCCGGCCGCCTCCATCAGGTGCTGGCGGCGCGCCATGATCGATGAGTTCTCGGCATGCACCACGGTGCGGATGCCCAAGGGCGCCAGCTTCTCGAAGCCCTCCAGCAAGGCGCCGTCGGTGGGCGCGGGCAGGTTGCCGAAGGTGTTGCCCACAAAGGCCTTGAAGCTGGTCACGCCGGCGTCCAGCAACTCCTCCAGGCGGTCGATGGTGTCGTCGCCCAGCAGGCCGTGGATGCCGTAGTCCACGTATGACGATTCGGCCGCCTTTTGCTTCAGGCGCAGCGCCTCGATGGTGCCGGTGGGCGGGTTGGTGTTGGGCATCTCGAACACCGTGGTCACACCACCGCAGGCCGCCGCGGCCGAGCCCGTCTTCCAGGTTTCTTTGTGCGGATAGCCCGGGTCGCGAAAGTGCACGTGGCTGTCAATGGCCCCGGGCAGCAGGTACTGCCCATCGGCGCGCAGCTCTTCGCGGGCGCTGGGCATCAGGTCGTCGTGACCGATGGCCACGATCTTGCCGTCGGCAATCGCGATGGAGGCCTCAACGATCTGCTCGGGCGAGACGATCTTGCCGCCCCGGATCACCAGGTCTGCGTTGCTCATGGTTGTGTACTCCTCACAGCATGGCCCAGCCGCCATCGACGGGCAGGTCCACCCCGGTGATCTGGCGCGAGGCATCGCTGGCCAGAAACAGGCAGGCGTTCGCCACGTCCTCGTCCAGCGTCACGCGCTTGAGTGCGTAATCCTCGGCGTGGCGCTGCATGGCTTCTTCCAGGCTGATGCCCAGCTTCGTGGCCATGTTGGCGCACACCTTCTCGCGAAAGCGCGGCCCATCCACCATGCCTGGGGCCACGCAGTTCACGTTGATGTTGTGCGGGCCGGCCTCCAGCGCAAAGCTCTTGGTGATGCCGCGCAGGCCCCACTTCGAGGCCGAATACGCCATGCGGCCCGCACGCCCGCGCATGCCGAAGGTGCCGCCCACGTTCACCACCTTGCCGCCACCCTGCTCGATCATGGCGGGCATCACGGCGCGCATGGTGTTGAAGCAGCCGGTCATGTTGAGCTCGACGATGTCGTTGAACTCTTCGGTGGTGGTCTCCCAGCCTGTTTTGCCGATGGGGCCGGAGCCCCCGGCCACGTTCACCAGGATGTCGATGCGGCCGAACTGCGCCAGGGCCGCACGCGCCAGCGCATCGGTCTGCTCCGGGTCGGTGAGGTCGCAGCGCACCACGATGGCGGGCACGCCCTTGGCCCGGGCGGCCTGCGCCACCGGCTCGATGGCGGCCGTGTCGCGGCCCGCCAGCACCAGGGCACAGCCCTCGTCGGCGAAGGCCAGCGTCACGGCGGCGCCCATGCCCTTGGCAGGGCCGGTGATCACGGCCACCTTGTTTCTCAGCTTGAGGTCCATGGGATGTTCTTTCTGTGTGTCGGGTTCAGAACAGCTTGCTGGGGCGCTGATCGCGCGGGGGCAGGAAGCTGCGGTCAAACACCTCGGCGGGGGTGGGCGTGCGGCTCAGCTGGTTGGCCTCCACCAGGATGTCGATGGCCTTGGCCAGGCGCTTGTCGTCCACATCGCCCAGGCCGATGCGCGCAATCTCGGGGTGGCTCATGTCGCTGCGCAGCGTGAACAGCAGGCGCTCCTTTTCAACGTCGCGCTTCAGCAGGGGCTCACGCTTCATCACGGCGTCCATGCCCATGTCGGGGTTGGCGATCACCTCGCCAATGGCCCGGTTGAGGGCGCGCACAAACCCGGCCACGGCCTTGGGGTTGTCCTTCACGAAGTCACGCGCAAAAAACACCGCGTTGCTGTAGAGGTCCATGCCGTACTGGCCGTAGCGGATGAAGCGCAGGTCTTTGGTCGGGTCCATGCCCATGGCCTTGGCGCTGAAGCTCACCGTGGTCACGTAGCCAAAGGTGGCGTCCACCTGATCGCGCGCCAGCATCTGCTCGCGCAGGTTGGGCGCCATGTTGGTGATGTTCACCTTGCTGGCGTCGATGCCTGTCAGCTTGGCAAAGCCCGGAAACAGCTTCAGCGCCGCGTCGGTGGCGGGGCCACCCACGGTCTTGCCCTCCAGATCTTTGGGCGTCTTGATCGGGCTGTCGCTCTTGACCACGATGGTGAAGGGCGGCGTGTTGTAGAGCATGTACACGGCCACGGGTGCCTCGGCCGGGCGTTTGGAGGCCAGGTCGATCACGGCATTCAGGTCGCCAAAACCAGCCTGGTAGGCGCCCGAGGCCACCTTGGGGATGGAGGCGGCCGAGCCCGCGCCCTGGTCGATCTCCACGTCCAGGCCCTCGGCCTTGAAGTAGCCCTTGTCTTGTGCGATGAAGAACCAGGCTTGCGGGCCTTCGTACTTCCAGTTCAACACCATCTTGATCTTGGTGGCCTGCGCTTGCGCGGTCAGCGGCAGCATGGCCGCACCGGCAAGGGTCAGGCCGGCCAGCAGCAGCCGGGCCAGAGAGCGGGGCATCGGGCGGTGGGGTGTCATCGTGGGTCCTTCTTGGCAGAGTGGGTGGGGGTGGAAGCAACCTTCAGCGCCGGGATCAGCGCCTCGGCCGTGCCGACAAAGCCGTGCAGCTTGTCGACCAGAAAATGAATGGCCCGCGTCACGTACACGGGCGATGGGGTGCTGCAGGCGTCTTTC
This genomic window from Aquabacterium sp. A3 contains:
- a CDS encoding SDR family NAD(P)-dependent oxidoreductase, translated to MDLKLRNKVAVITGPAKGMGAAVTLAFADEGCALVLAGRDTAAIEPVAQAARAKGVPAIVVRCDLTDPEQTDALARAALAQFGRIDILVNVAGGSGPIGKTGWETTTEEFNDIVELNMTGCFNTMRAVMPAMIEQGGGKVVNVGGTFGMRGRAGRMAYSASKWGLRGITKSFALEAGPHNINVNCVAPGMVDGPRFREKVCANMATKLGISLEEAMQRHAEDYALKRVTLDEDVANACLFLASDASRQITGVDLPVDGGWAML
- the allB gene encoding allantoinase AllB; this encodes MSNADLVIRGGKIVSPEQIVEASIAIADGKIVAIGHDDLMPSAREELRADGQYLLPGAIDSHVHFRDPGYPHKETWKTGSAAAACGGVTTVFEMPNTNPPTGTIEALRLKQKAAESSYVDYGIHGLLGDDTIDRLEELLDAGVTSFKAFVGNTFGNLPAPTDGALLEGFEKLAPLGIRTVVHAENSSIMARRQHLMEAAGRIDPLAHLAARPAVAEIEAIGRVLTLAEWTGARVHIAHHSAADSLFVLRAAKQRSVDVTVETCPQYLLLNTKDMLRLGGILRLNPPIREERHNLPLWDALMDGTIDMIATDHAPHAPAEKTRESIWQCDCGFPGVETQMPLMLTEVNRQRATLMDYVKWSAAAPAKAWGLYGTKGVLAVGAHADIAVVDMDRRAVLSQGRLQSISKISPWNGRAVQGVPVHTLVRGRFVMRDSRLVAEAAGWGQSVKGVQRMPTPRPRNTEHYSSQILSTPAGVPTTAVPADPSALEGAA
- a CDS encoding ABC transporter substrate-binding protein; translated protein: MTPHRPMPRSLARLLLAGLTLAGAAMLPLTAQAQATKIKMVLNWKYEGPQAWFFIAQDKGYFKAEGLDVEIDQGAGSAASIPKVASGAYQAGFGDLNAVIDLASKRPAEAPVAVYMLYNTPPFTIVVKSDSPIKTPKDLEGKTVGGPATDAALKLFPGFAKLTGIDASKVNITNMAPNLREQMLARDQVDATFGYVTTVSFSAKAMGMDPTKDLRFIRYGQYGMDLYSNAVFFARDFVKDNPKAVAGFVRALNRAIGEVIANPDMGMDAVMKREPLLKRDVEKERLLFTLRSDMSHPEIARIGLGDVDDKRLAKAIDILVEANQLSRTPTPAEVFDRSFLPPRDQRPSKLF